Genomic DNA from Brassica rapa cultivar Chiifu-401-42 chromosome A04, CAAS_Brap_v3.01, whole genome shotgun sequence:
agattggtttcggttcggttcggttttttcagtatttggttagtaaaatataactactattctaaatccatatgtACTGTgattttagtctttcacatacttttgaaagatttcaactggacgactaaattgatcagccaatcttgttactttaaattattagtgtttatatatatatatattatttagtttgaatatttattaaataaaaattcatatgcgttatattttatgatcatttgtaacttattataacaaaaaaataatttattgatcacaaaattttcagagtgggaatattcaaatttctaataatatatagacgttttgaaaaattcaaatataacatataagaaaaaatataaatgtttttattatatatttaatgtgattttttaatatctttcaataatataaaattaaaaaaaaagaactaagataccaaaattgttatcaaatatttattattcataataattaattttcatatatacgttaatcatattaggtaatttcgtagattctaattaaggaaagtgcaaaaaaaaatttggtagattatttatcaattcgatagttagtttaataaaaaatataatgtaagtcaagatggaccaacctatttttctaagaatagtatattttatatagtcatttattaaatgagaatttataatcatacagttctatgatcattcatatcattttataactgaatatttaaatcatcgataacaaaattttcaatgtgaaatctttaataagtttataatttataaatgtttttgaaaattcattgaaagttttaatattaaaatatttatgtaatcttatggtatatagtataatctatatatatatatatgttttattattaaatgatattttttactcatatggttttaaaataatgtgtatcttcttataatattaaataaaagttcatattaatacaattttatgatcatttgtaacttattatgacaaaaaaaaaatctattgatcacaaaattttgggatcttcaaatttctaataatttatagacgttttgaaaaattcaaaatataacatataagaaaaattataaatgtttttattatatatttaatgtgatttttaaatatattttaataatataaaattaaaaaaaagaactaagatacaaaaattgttatcaaatatttattattcattataattaattttcacatatacgttaatcatattaggtaatttcgtagcttttatttaaggaaagtgcaaaacattttttggtacattatttatcaattcgatagttagtttaataaaaaatgtaatataagttaagatagaccaacctatttttctaggaatagtatattttgtatagttatttattaaataagaatttataatcatacggttctatgatcgttcatatcgttttataacaaaatatttaaatcatcgataacaaaatttttaatctgaaatctttaataagtttataatttataaatgttcttgaaaattcattgaaagttttaatattaaaatatttatgtaatcttatggtatatagtgtttaatatatatatatatatatttattttattattaaatgatattttttactcatatggttttaaaatcatgtgtatcttcttataataaaaatgttaaaccattgatcattaatttttaacataataattttaatagttttagtcatttattatcgtttttaaaaattcaaaatataacatatacgaaaaaatctaatttttttttatagctaatttgattgtttaatttattttaataatataaaattaaacaaaaaatgatggaggagatatacattgttatcaaatctttattattaaactcattaattgtcatatatatattagtcatttatggtaattccgtaggttttatttaaggaaagaaaatatcatatcatatcattatatcatatagtttgaccaacttatatatctaacaacatataaaaatcgaatgtggacctacttatttttcaattgaatgtaattgactacctaattgagtgacacctatgcattggggcctcttttaattaatacaaaattgaggttacatcttttcaaatgttcctcaattaatatataagggatgaaAAAAACAGAGCCACGTCTTTTCATGCGAGGTGGTACAATCaaactaaactaaactaaactaaTGTCGTGTGATGTCTATTCATCTCTCACCTCTAGCGAAGCAATAAGCTGACGTGTACCAAAAAAAATGAAGCCCACGACCAATGGGCTCTTCGCTTCTCAATCTTCTCCCTCCTTCACGGCTCCGAGATTCCGCGGCCACCTTCCGATCACCTTCACATCCTCCaaccatcaccaccaccaccacaagaATAAGAAGAATCTCGCCAACGTCATCACTCTCTCCCTCCCCTCCGatgtctcctcctcctcctcacgaGTCACATCCTCTCGCCGCGCAATTCTCGTCGCGCCACCGCTTCTCGCCGCTGTTATTTCCTTATGGCCGTCTGTTTCCTCAGCCGCCGGGGAGATATCTTCCATCGTGGCGGCGGATGCTTCGCCGGAACCAgcagctcctcctcctccagccacTCCTCCGCCTGTAGAGGAGATAACGTCTAGAATATATGACGCGACGGCGCTCGGTGAGCCGATGGCGGTTGGGAAAGATAAGAAGAGAGTGTGGGAGAAGCTTCTGAACGCGAGGATTGTCTACTTAGGTGAGGCGGAGCAGGTGCCTACGAGAGATGATAAAGACTTGGAGCTTGAGATCGTGAGGAACTTGAGGAAGAGATGCGTTGAGAGCGAGCGTCAGTTGTCTTTAGCGTTGGAAGCGTTCCCTGTTGATCTGCAGGAGCAGTTGAACCAATACATGGATAAGAGGTTTGAGTCTAGTTCCTGGCACTTGCAATTTTTTATGCGTTAGGCCTGGGCGTTTTGGTATCCGTTTAATTCGGGTTTTTGTGTTCCCGAGTTTGGCCTAGTCGGCTTCATTCGGAGGATATATATGTTTGGACTGAGTTTGGTTAATAATACTTTGAGTTCGGATAGGTTTTATAGTACTTACTAAGATCCATTTTGGATTCAAGTTTATTTCGGATTCGGTTAATAATACTTCGAGATTGGATATTTTTACGGTTAGACCGAAATAAACCTGAAGTTAgtattaaattacttattttagtaaaactcaTTTCAGCTACTAATTTGAATTTTAGGGTCgtttttcgggtatttcggtttCGTATAATACTCGATACGATCAGAATAACATTCATAAgatccgttcggatatttttacaGCTCCGATacagatttttgaatttttcggttTGGATCTTAGGTTCAGCTAAATGTCCTGTCCATGCTTACTCTGCATATTAACTCCAGTTCTTGGATTGGTTGCAGGATGGACGGAGAGGCATTGAAGTCTTACGTGTCACATTGGCCTGCTCAACGTTGGCAAGAATATGAGCCTCTATTAACATTCTGTCGCGATAACTCAGTTAAACTCATTGCTTGTGGCACTCCTCTCAAGGTAATATATTACTATTAAGATGGTAGTAGCCTTTCTAAGAATATGCATCTTCCATACTCATTTCATTAACTTGATGCAGGTTTTAAGAACTGTCCAAGCTGAAGGTATCCGTGGTCTTTCAGAATCTGAACGTAGACTATACACTCCTCCTGCGGGTTCTGGGTTCATCTCAGGGTTCACTCCCTTCTCACGTAACTCTTCACTCAATATTAACCCCCTCACACAGATTGTTCCGTTTGGACCAAGCTCGTATCTCTCCGCGCAAGCTAGAGTTGTTGAAGACCACACAATGTCACAAGTTATCTTACAAGCAGTTGCGGACGGAGGTGGGACTGGTCTTCTGTTAGTGGTGACAGGGGCCAACCATGTTGAGTATGGGTCAAGAGGAACAGGGTTGCCTGCTAGGGTGTCAAGGAAGATTCCAAAGAAGAGTCAACTAGTTGTGTTGCTTGATCCTGAGAGACAGTTTCTGAGGAAAGAAGGTGAATCTCCTGTTGCTGATTTCTTGTGGTATTCTGCGGCTAGACCATGCAGTAGAAACTGCTTTGATAGGGCAGAGATTGCTCGGGTGATGAATGCTGCTGGTAGGAGCCGTGATGCTCTTCCTCAGGTAGAGTTTCCGTTATGCTTTATCAAGCTTGGCTCTCTGTGTGATTGTTATTTACTTCTGTTTTTTTAGCAATGTATAGGTGGCAAATCGGTAATAACCGAAATAATATTGtatgacaatttttttaaaattcggTTTAGATAGCCTATGCACTAATTCTCTACAAAATGCCTAATTACCGCCTAACAATTTTTAGAACGTTAGCTTTTAGAGTTAACTCTAgagttaaattttatttttttctctcacTTTGCTTTTTTATGTCATTAGTTTATCATGAGAGAACCGTTTCCATTGTTTTTTTCAGGACATTCAAAAAGGATTAGACCTTGGTCTGGTGTCACCTGAGATTCTACAGAATTTATTTGATCTTGAGCAATATCCTCTCATTGCAGAGCTTACACAGAGGTTCCAGGTACATCCATTACAGAAAGATATTCAATTATTTAGTGAGActtttatctttgttttttATGATGATCCACTGTGTTACAGGGTTTCAGAGAAAGGCTGTTAGCAGACCCCAAGTTCCTAAACAGATTAGCCATTGAAGAAGCCATATCAATAACAACAACACTTGTAGCACAATACGAGAAGCGGAAAGAAAACTTCTTCGAGGAACTAGACTACGTTATAACCGATAGCGTAAGAGCATCGGTTGTTGATT
This window encodes:
- the LOC103865793 gene encoding protein RETICULATA-RELATED 5, chloroplastic, which gives rise to MKPTTNGLFASQSSPSFTAPRFRGHLPITFTSSNHHHHHHKNKKNLANVITLSLPSDVSSSSSRVTSSRRAILVAPPLLAAVISLWPSVSSAAGEISSIVAADASPEPAAPPPPATPPPVEEITSRIYDATALGEPMAVGKDKKRVWEKLLNARIVYLGEAEQVPTRDDKDLELEIVRNLRKRCVESERQLSLALEAFPVDLQEQLNQYMDKRMDGEALKSYVSHWPAQRWQEYEPLLTFCRDNSVKLIACGTPLKVLRTVQAEGIRGLSESERRLYTPPAGSGFISGFTPFSRNSSLNINPLTQIVPFGPSSYLSAQARVVEDHTMSQVILQAVADGGGTGLLLVVTGANHVEYGSRGTGLPARVSRKIPKKSQLVVLLDPERQFLRKEGESPVADFLWYSAARPCSRNCFDRAEIARVMNAAGRSRDALPQDIQKGLDLGLVSPEILQNLFDLEQYPLIAELTQRFQGFRERLLADPKFLNRLAIEEAISITTTLVAQYEKRKENFFEELDYVITDSVRASVVDFFTVWLPAPTLSFLSYADETARPNSIDALRGLLGSIPDNAFQKSLGGKDWTLNLRIASVIVGGLKLAGVGVVSSFAAVGSSNALYAIRKFIKPELAVSEQTKRSPMLKTAVVYGGYLGTSSNIRYQIIAGLIEHRISDELSSQPLLVNMISFVVRVANSYYGTQQWIDLARSTGLQAQKSVTASNQIPEALSQPTVEIVEYSTTTTDEATMDDLKNQ